A segment of the Panicum hallii strain FIL2 chromosome 1, PHallii_v3.1, whole genome shotgun sequence genome:
ATGGCGGATGCGGACGGGCGCCCGGATGACATCGTCACGGCGctgcggggcggggcggggggcgCTGCGGGTCGTGGtcggggcgcggcgcggcgcggcgcggcgtggcgtggcgAGGGCGTGCGCTCTGTGCCTCTGTGGGGCGTGGACTCGGCAGGCTTGGGGTGGGGAAGTCGCCGGGGATCGGTGACAACGCCCGCTGCGCCGGATAGTTGTGTTCCGTGATGAGCCCGGCTGCCCGCCCGCTTGCTTGTTCTGCCTCACAATGTTTCTCGAACGTGACTGAGCCATGCGCCATTTTTGAACCCAACAAGCAATAAACAACTTCTGCATGAAATTCTCTTCAAACCACATGTGTTTTTATTTGGAATATCTATGTCATAGTTACTTATTCTTTTGACGTTCTGGACTAATTCATGTCAATTTTTGTTACTTGCGGTCAAAATTTGCCATATGAAAACCATATTGCTAGATTTGGAATAATATCTCTGAACATAGCGTTTTATAGAGAGAGGTTTATAATAAGTAGGCAATTGTCGGATACGATTACCGGAATTCAACAGTATTGATGATGTTGCAACCTTTTATGTAGCTCGATACTTGCATTATTGGCTAGCCCTTTTTACATTTGTGTGGCCCTTAAACCATAAGCTAGATTATATGATCTTGATGTGAAATAAACAATGCTTTAGTTTGGATGTCTAGGTAGATTGAACTACCCTAGCAAACTTGTAGTGTTCTCCTTTTCTTCGAAACTTAGTTTGGTCCCGTAACATGCACTGTGCACTCATTTTCTTAAAATAAACTGATTTACTAGGACCAAATGTTAGCTATATCGCAAACTAAGTAACTTTAAAACAGGTGTCCGTAAGAGCACAAGTATACTCTAGTTAGAGAAAGACGCGTGAAGCTGTGAATGAGAATTTTATGCATGACGAGTGTAGCATCAAGCTGCTTACGTTGAACAAACTCCACAGGTTGTGCGTATGTTCACCGATATATCTTTGCACTTGATACTTCCTATTACTTGCCAAAGCGCGCTGGAAAATTGTGTCAATCGTCAACACTAAAATACTTTCTATTCTAGTTCAAAACAAAGAAAAATGAACTTTCATAGCGTGCGTTAGACTTTGGGCCGGGCTGGCCCATGGCATTTCTCCATCCCACCACAAAACCAAGCTCAGCACCGACCGGGTAAAATGGTACCAAgagcagcccagcccagcccacgCTGCAACTGGCGTCAGCGTGAAGCGTGAAACGGACGGTGCAATAAAGTTGGCGGTAACAGCAACCAGCCAGGCGAGCGACTGACGGACTGACGTGCTAGCACCGCCTCACTTTACAAAACCAAACCCGTGTCCGGACGCTGAGCTCCCTCTCCCCCACCGTGTCCCGCGtcctcctcccctctggccctctctctcccatcggATCCGAGACCCACGCGAAAAACCCGGGCCGGGAAAAATCGCGAGGAAAGAGAACGCCCGGAAGGGAAACACAAGCTCGGGCTCGAgacgaaaccctaaccctagctccgCCACGCCTCCCCAGCCGGAGGCTACCCCGaagaccccgccgccgccgggggacTCCGGCGGCGATGCGCCCCTTCCAGGACAAGGCGGTATGAGCGGGGAAATGGCCCGCGCCGAGGTCTCGCCCGAGGGGGCGGCCCCCGGCTTCGGGGCCGACCTGTACGCCCAGGCAACCAAGGCTCTGGCCCTGCGGACGCCGTTCGAGGGTGAAGAGGCGGCATCCAGGGTTCCCACGCTGCCCGCGAGGCTCGTGAGCTGGGCAGGGCCGGGGGACGCCCggaagaagcacaagaagattCAGCTCCCCCCGCCGGACGATGCTGCTGTCGAGCCTCCACCGCGGCCAGCTGCAAAGGTTGGCTTGTGGGAGCAGTTTGAGGCCTATTTCCGTCCAGTAACATTGGCTGATGTCGAAATGTTAAAACCAAAGCTCCCATTCGGCTACAACAACCTCGACTCATGTATGCTAATACCATTTCTGGGCAGTGGCAAGGAATTGGTAAACCAAGCCGAGACATATGACGTGGCTGTCGCTGAAACAAGCTCGTATCTGGGTGTGGGCGGTGCAGAGGTGGTCAGTAACAGAGAGCGTGGTGAGCAAAGTGTGCATCTCCTTAGCCAGAAAGAGAAAAGGGATCAAAGTGTGGATCCAGACATACATGATGTGGTCGTGCAACAGATGGTCAGTGACAAAGACCTCAGTAGGCGAAGCAGAGTGTCTGTACAACCGGGAGAACGGCCATTTGAAGTGGATCAAGCTGGGAGGAATGGCATTGTGTCAGCACAATGTGTTGAAGAGGAAGAAAGTTCACTTAATTGGTTGTTAGGAGCAACAGGCCGGTTTGTCCTCACTTCGGAGCGACCCAACAAGAAGAGAAAGCTTTTGGGTGTGGATGCTGGGTTAGAACAGCTTGTTCTGCTTCCACGCTTGGGAGCTGAGAAGTCTTCAAGCTGTGATGTTTGTTGTCTTGGAGAGAGTTCCATGGACTCCAATAGGATAGTTAACTGCAGCAACTGCAAGGTGTCGGTGCACCAGAAGTGCTATGGTTTGCGTGTTGTGCCTGATGGGCAATGGCTGTGTGCTTGGTGTACATATTTGGAGTCGAATAAAGATTCTGGCAGCACCCAATCGACGCCTTGTGTTTTATGTCCAAAGGAGAAAGGGGCTCTTAAACCTATTGAAGTGGAGCCTACTCAAAATGCAGATGTTAGCCACCTGAAATTTGTGCACTTGTTTTGTAGTCTCTGGGCGCCAGAGGTTTTTGTGGAGGACATGGAGTCAATGGAACCTGTAACTAATCTCGATAGCGTCCTAGAGAATCGAATGAAGTTGACATGCAGTATTTGCAAGATTAAGCATGGAGCATGTGTTCGATGTAGTCATGGTATGTATTTGCACCCCATGTCTCTGATTCTTCTTAAAAGAGATGGTGAATAATTGACATATATCATTCTTATGTTTATGTGCTATCGGTATTTATGAAAATACATTCTCTTGTAATTTAGGAAATGTAAAAGGTCTGTAGATGCATTAGTTTATGACTTCAGCTTTGGTTTAGGCTCTGGGTATTTTTGGTGCTTATCAACAGTCTTTCTTGATTTCAAATTCGACCTACCAATcacatgatacctcacaacttgGGCCTGCTACTCTTTTCAATTATAAATCATGCAATCCATACTGGCATGCTGCGCATAAAGGggcaatttttcaaaattagGCTTGTTACGCTGTGTGGATCATGGCATTCTGCCATCAATACCAGGCATCCAGGTCACAGCACAAAATGCTTGCTAAAATAGGTTTGCGTTTAGCCCCTTTTATATGCAAGCTTCCACATGGGGCATCGTCTTCTGAATTGCTGGCCTTGAAAACTATTCTTTTTTATATTTGCTAGGGGCATGTGATGTGAGATAATTAGTTCATTCCTTGTTCACTTTGTCGTAGTGAGTGTGATATAATTGAATTTTGTTTTGGAAAGGGAACTGGCACACACCAATCAACTCTTGGTTGTAGCAACACaacaaaatttgaattattgTGCAATATTTAGGGAGAATCTGCGATATGCCTTTCTCaacaaaatttgaattattgTGCAATATTTTGGGAGAATCTGTGATATGCCTTATATTTGAGTTTTGGTATACCTTCATATGCATCAATTTACTACGCATTATTCATCCCACCAAGAATGACACAATAATTGATATCGTGTAACCAGCCGTTCATTTCAAATCTCAATTAAGTGTTACTCTGACATTTTAAACTACTATAGAATCCATATATGCATATATATTTCAatagatatggtagaatttgCTGGTATTTTGTTTTGTGTTGATTGACTTTGTACCATGACTATCTTGAACACATTACATGAAAAATGCTTGCTTCTTTGTTGCTTATGTAGTTGCTATAGTGGATTTTTTTCCTTCTATGGCTATCTGATTTTAAGCAAGTTGGATTGCCCTTTAGCCAGCTGAGTGGACCACACAGTATTCTTAGTATTCAAAAGTTTtctgatgaaaacagcaaggcTATGATGCTATGTTTGTGCTGAATATTTTATTTTCCTGCTAAATACTGTGCTCCATTGCTCTCTGAGGAAATGCCTCTTACATGGCATTTGTCATCAGAATTCAGAAAACTAGTTCATGGAGCATGTTGTTGTTATTTAACTGGCCAACTTAATTATTTGTGTGCTCAAATCTTCTTCCAATGCTCTTCATTTGATTGTGGGAACCTTAAAATAAATTGATTCTTTCTGCAATGATGCATAATTGGTTTTGGTAAAACAAAATGTATCATACTGGATTTCAAACAATATCTTTGAACCTGATATCACAAATTTTTTGTATTAAGCATTCATAACTTGAGAAAGGAGCTCTATTGGATATTTGGCACAAGCCAGTTTCCAAGGAGCTACTCAAGATGGAAAAACCAGTGGGTTTATATCTCAACAGTTAATCGTAGGTTTTAGGATGTAAGCATGTTCAATTTCAAGCTCTTTCACAATCTTCCCCTAGTTCATGTTCTTGATACTAGCACTCAATACCTTTTACTAAGTTTCGTGTGTCTTGTAGGGACATGTCGGGCGGCTTTTCATCCTATATGCGCAAGAGAGTCAAAGCATCAAATGGAGATATGGGGAAAATCTAAACACTCTAATGTTAGACCTTTTGTTCTGATGGTTGCCACTAAACTTAAATGAGGTAAATGTGGCTcacttctctttttttttttttgcttcccTTTTGCAGGTTGAATTGAGAGCATTTTGCTCAAAGCATTCCGCAGTTGGATACACCAGCTTAGTCAAGAACAGTAACCATGCTTCTGAACAGAGTCCTACAGAATCTCGCCCAAATACTACAAACCTCATCACCGGAAAAATTCCAAAACTAAGATTCACACGCAAAAACAAGGACAAATTCATGAACAGTGAAACCAGTGCCTCTAGCTCTGGTAACCTGATCAGGGTCGAGACTATAGAGCAAGATACTTTGGCTTATACAGTTAGAAATGCAAATGCTCAACCAATTCGAAGCTGGGAAACAGATACTGGGCATCCATCTGGTGGTGGGGATCGTATGAGAAGTTCTGGTGATATTGCTGTAGTGCTTAGAAAGGTAAGTGTTACTGATGTAATGCGCAGTTAGAGCACATGAATTTACTTCCTAACTTTCACGAAACAAAAACACTAATCTCCGCACTGTTTTTGCAGCTAATTGACAGTGGAAAGGTTAGTGTTGGTGATATAGCATCTGAAGTGGGTATTTCTTCGGAATCCTTGGAAGCTGCTCTCGTGGTACTTCGTGCAGATACCTTATATATTTGCTATGTTAGCTTATTTACAAGCTATTTTGCTAAATTTCTGATTGGCAGGGTGAAACTACCACATTTTCCCATGGTTTGATGCTAAAAATTATCAAGTGGCTCCAAAATTCTGTGCATATGCATACTATTCGAGGAAATGCTCGAAAAGGGAACTCGGTGGTGCTGCAAGATAACAATTCAGATGGGTCTGATACCACAGATACCGTTGATACAAAAATTCCATTGGTCCCAGCTGATGATAAAGAACCATTTGTTGATATGTCGGATTCTGCTGTAACTGAGCCCACACTGACACGATCTAAAAGTAACAGTAAGATTCTGGAAGGAGATAATACAACATGTGCAACTGGTGTGACTATTTTACAAAATGGAAACAAGAATATGGTTAAAGAGGGGGTTGATCTTGAGTGTTCTCCTGCTAAAGAATTTGCAAAAGAATCTACTCGAGAGTTCTCCCCAATTGGCAGCAATGGTGTTTCaaaggaagaaaagggaaaatTGGTAAGAAATATGACCTATGAGCATTATGCAAGGCTTTGTTTCTTGCCTCTGAACTGGTTTTGAGCATGAAGTTTCACACTTCCACTGCATGGGTGgcattttcctttttttttgtacATTGAAATATGTTAAGACTTTTCCGGTAGAGATTtagaagtgggaagacatttgTTTTGTTGCTCCATTAGGATTACTATAAATTCCACTTGTCAGCTACCTTAAATGATTTTTTTTGGCTAAATGGCCAGTTTATTGCAATAAAAAGCTTCAGCCACTTGTGATGGAAGGCCCCCCTTCTTCCACTTCCCCAAACCCACCCACCCCAACCTCCCTGTCTCTCTGAAAGGTGTCATATTTCTTTCCATGGCATATAGTTGAGCTGACCATAGAGTGAACTGATGGCTATAAGGGCTGTTCACCATTAGCATGTCTCCCACTTTTCTGAAGTTGTAGCCCTCCGATTTACCTTGTCTGCCGAGGGATGCTGTGTTGTCATTGTTTTATGGTCCTAGCGAAGTAATCTTTCATCATGGATGCAATTTGATTCACATCCTTGTGACAGATACTGAACAACACATGTGGAAATAAAGAATTTGGTACTTCCATGGAGATGCCAAATGAAAATCGAGGTAAAATCTTCTGTGATCTATTACTTATGACTTTTTATTCTATTGATTTATCAATAATCGCTAGGTTTCTTTTTGGGTTATCTTATTTGAAATAACAAATAAAGCAAATGAATCACTCCATAATGATTTAATAGCAAAAAAGACTACCTTAGACCTGTTCATTCAAAAAAGAATCTCTGTGCATGTGCAAGTGTCGATTCATTATTCACTAATAGTGACTGGTTGAGAAGGTTACAAGATAATCTAGGTGTCAACAATGTTTGGCCGTGTGGCACCTCATTGCCCTTTCCCATTCAGGAGGAATCATCATACCAATGCTAACAGTTCTCATTTCCATGTTGGTAAATACTGCTATGTACAGGAACTATAAATATTCTGTGGCTAATAATATTTCATGATGTAAGATAGAGTTGCATGCAAGTTCCACCTTGTGACCTTGCGAGCTGTAGGTGCCTTATTTGTTGGGCTAACTCACCTCAGGGTTTTAGAGCCATGGAATTGGAATTACTGAATTTGTAATATTTCAGTTGAAGCCAAATTAAAAATAGGTGAAATTGAAGACAGTACATTTGCTCACGGTGCTTTACTTGGTTGACCGATCCACTTAACTACTGAAATTGAATTTGTAATCATGCTGCTTCAGCGTCCTCTCTACTTGCCCATGGCTGTGTTTTGGATATTAAGTTAGCTCTGATATTGTAGGTATAGTGACCATTGTTTCATTGCCCTGTAGCATTCACTGTTTCATTTTTGTGGGCTCTCTCAAATGATCAAGTACACAAGCAATTGGTGTAGTTGAAGCATTACTGATCAATCTTAGTTCTGCAACCTAGAATGAAGCCCCAAAAATTACCTCAAGTGATCAAAGCAATTGTGCATTGAACTTTCTTCAAACTTACTAATCAAAGCTAGTTTCATTGCCATGCATGTGCTTCTGCTTCTACCTGGTAGTGTACTGTCGTGCAGGTGTAAGGCCCATAACAGATATAGAATTTTCCGCATTGTGATTAATCGTAAGGAATTATTCATGACATCTTTTACGAACATGGATCACATTGATCTAACTCCTGGTCTTGTCAAGTGGAGGCCATGTGCATTATTTCCGATATTTGTTCTTATGTATTATTCTTCATTCATTTTATGGTAGTTATTCACACAATTTTGTGGGTCTTACTATTATGAGCAGGTGTACTACTTGGAAGGAAAAGTGATAATTTAATTGAGGCTGGACTTGGCTCAGACTCGAAGGAAGGAGTATCTTCACTTGATCATTATTTTTCTCAGGGTGATCATGCTAGAGATGGCGAAAATTCAATTGAAAACAGCTCTGTCACTCCTCGTGATTGTGATTCAAGCTGCTCTCATGGACAGCCATTTTTCAAGTAAGTTGCACGTGCATAAGTATAACTGATCGAATATTGGTACTTCTGCTGTTGTTTTGAACCAAAAAGGCACTGCTGGAAGCAGTTGTTCACCCCTCTCTTGATGTATGCAGCTTTGATGATTCACATTCTTATATTCATCCCTTCATTAAGAAAAAGATATCTCATCATTGGGACATTACTTTCAATCAGAACAAGGAAGCTCTGGATCATCATGGTAAGTCCTTGTTGGTTTTTCTAAGCTAAATTTCTTGGTAGAAATTTCAATTTTTGCATGTTAATGTTGCAAATAGTATTTTTGTCATGTCAATCTTTGACTGATCTCACATTTTTTATGTCAAATGTTACTAGAAGAACATTCGTGTCCTCACGAGAAACTACCTGTCGATTCCTTTGAAGAACATGAGGATGCAACAGATACAACTACATCAGATCAAGTTTTGAAAGCAAAATCCATGAGAGTTCTCGAGCATGCACCTGATGATGAAGTAGAAGGAGAGATGGTATACCTACAAGCTAGGCTGCTTGACAATGCTGTTGTTCTGAAGCACAGATGCGGTAAGAGTATTTTTCTCACTGTTTCTATTTTGTGCATCCTGTGTGCTTCAACATACACATATAAAGAATGATACAATCTTTTGACTTCATTGCCTGTATTCCAAGCTTCTCTCACCTCAATACTGTGCATGAAACTGTCCGATAAATGAAGTGGTTGATTCCTCAGTTTCTTCAATGCAGTTGTTGTTTCATTAGTTTCCTGAAATGGCTTTCTATTTGGTTCTTGCAGAAAAATTGATAGCAAAGGTTGTACAGAATCTTTCTCGTGAGCTGGATGCATTCAGTAGAAGAAAATGGGACCTTATTTTTGTGAATCAGTTTCTTCGTGATGTTAGAGAAGCTAAGAAAcgtgggagaaaagaaaagagacaTAAGGAAGCCCAAGCTGTACtagctgcagctgcagctgctgtTGCATCCTCTTCACGGAATTCAATCATGAGAAAAGATGCAAAGGAAGATGCAGCTCCTGCTAATCAAGAGGTTTTTGCTGTTTTTGGTTTGTCAATTGAGAAATTACTATGTGATGCAGATCTCATCGATCTCACCTTTTTCTTGCGTGTAGAATTCTCCAAAACTTGTTGCTGGATCTTCAAGAGTTGGGCAACGGACTAAAGATTCATTAAAGTCATCCAACAGCAAAGTACAACCAGATAACAAATTTGGCAGTTTTCATATGCCAATCTCCTCAAACGAAAATGAACTCTATTGTGATGTATGCATGCGAACTGAGACTGTCTTGAACCGAATATTCATCTGCTCCAGATGCAAGGTGCTTTGGATTTTGTTTGAGTTCTCATGTATTTTACTATACTGCGCTATTAACTCGGACCTTTTTACCAGGCTGCTGTGCACATAGATTGCTACAGAAATATGGAGAATTCTATTGGCCCCTGGAAATGTGAACTTTGTGAAGATCAAGATATTTCTTTAGAAACCTCAACTGCTAGTGATAAATCAGATTGTAATGGCAAAAAATTACACTTTGCACGGTGTGGTATGTGTCATGGCACATCAGGTGCTTTTAGAAAAACTGCAGATGGGCAGTGGGTTCATGCTTTTTGTGCTGAGGTAATTATATACGATAACCTCCTTTTATTTAATTGCCTTTCTTGTTTAAGTCCTATATTTTTTTCAAATATTTTCACAGTGGTTGTTGGACACCAAGTACGTAAGGGGACAAGAAAATCCTGTGGAAGGAATGGTACACAGCTCTATCCATTATTGTGTTTTTCTCGTAGTTTTGATCTATTAGAATTAATAGAACTTCTGCAACTGTTTTTTCTGTTAACTTAATGAGAATTTGTATCTGATTCCGATTTCTGAGTGTTGTTGTAACATGTCGTTTATACCATCTCATTTATTGGCTGCTCAACTCTATCAGGAAAGCCTTGTAGAGGGAAAAGATACTTGTTGTCTCTGCCTCCGCAAAGCTGGCATGTGCTTAAGGGTACACATCATACATTCCTGCTTATCTAATCTAGACGTAGAAAACCAAACACTGAGAATCTTGCTAAATTTTGTCTCTTCCAATATGCAGTGTAGTAGTGGGGACTGCCACATAACTTTTCATCCTACTTGTGCTAGAAACTCTGGTTTCTACATGAACACAAAAGGGTTTGGTACTACGTCACAGCACAAAGCATACTGTGCCAAACACAGCGCACAACAGAAGGAGGTAAATCTGAGTATTTTTGAGTTATAGATCTCTTGATCTGTGTGATGCTTGTTTTGCTCCTCACATGGACCAGAAGGTGCATTGTATGCTGCATGTAGTCGTGTGTTGGTATAAATGTGTAATCACTTTTCTGTCTCTTACCTTCTTTCTGGATATTTTTATGCAGGATGATGCGCAGCGATATGGACCTCAGGAGCTCAGGAACATGAAACGGATGAGGGTTAGTATTTCTTATTTACTTTATATTGTTTTCCTGTGTTTGGTAACTTTAGAGTGTTTGCTCAATTACTAAAAAAATAATGCAAATGTTACTGTAGAATGTTTTGAATGCTTCAAGTCCAAGTGTTTGAACACCTATATTTGCTGACATTCTGCTTTATTTAAATCACTCAAGAGTTATGCTCATTTCTGTTCTCCAACTATTTATACTGTTTAATATTAGCTCCAAACAAGGGCTTTGTTATGCTGTGTTTGAAATATCAATTTTCTGGTGATACAAGAGCTCATGAATCATGGTCAGTTATGTGGAGATCAGTCTGGCTGGGGTTCAGGGGTTTACTCAGCTGGTTTGGCTGGTGTTTCTTCTCAATGCATAATTGTGGGGCGGTCTTTCCCCCCATCAGTCAAGTTTTGATGTGGAGATCAGTCTGAAACTAATAAGTTATCCTTAGCTACCTTGTAAAACCATGTGGTTTGCCTGTATCTTGTTGAATTAGCTACATACATTTTCTTGGTCTACATTATACCAACACCGCAATTAATGGGGGCAAATCTCATCAGTTATTACTCGTACACATAGGTTATTTTCCTTATAAATCCTCCAGGAATGGCTGTACTCCTGTGACATGCACTTCTCCGTTTTATTTGTTTGGTTGTTTCCAAGCACCGATTTAAGATGCATATAAGGATCCTTTTAGATTCTATCCTCCCATGATTTGCAAGGAGCTAAGCTCATGGGAGACATGGCGTTTGTATGGCTTATGCAGAAAGGATTTCATACATATACCAGCACTTTCCTCGTAGATGcttttttatatatatcctgGTCAGAAGTTGCAACATGTTGCTAAACTAATCTTGGGCAAGAACAATGTAAAAGTTTGTGTGCATTGGCTAGCTAGTTTGTGCAGAGTGGTTCATGTTTCCAGTGTGTTATTTTCTTGCCATCATGATTTATTACTGTTTATTTGTTGGCTCCCACTATGGTACTCCCAATAACTGTGGAACATCCATTTGATTAGATCCGACTGAAAAAAGGTGACGAACGAGGTAATAGGTTGCCCATTATTAATATTATTTTAGAAAATAGGATAAATTAGCAAATTTAGATCTAGTTTGAAATAAATGTATAGGTGCATCCACATGTTAATCTTTTTTTACATGTGTCCTGTAATATGACGCAACATAAACAAATGTGAAATATGTACGTTTGATTGTGATGCAAATATAAGAAATGTGCCTACTAGATTAGGTTTAATTGGAACAAGAAACATATTCGAATTTGACAAAAAACATTCCCATGATTTGAGAAACGACTCGAGAAGGAAATCGTAAGATCACTACTGATCTAAGCTGAAAGCTTGATAACTTGGATGACACACGCAATGAATTCATTGATTTGCCAGGTCCGGCATATGTAGTAGTACAGGTTGGATGGTTGCCTAATCAACCGGATTACATGCCAAATTAGTTACTAGAGAAGATAGGAATGAATCTTTCTTCTGTTGACTGCAGCTGCTACGTACCCCAGGTGTTGCCCTGGTGCTGTTGCCAGACATGGCACAGCGGGCTGTGATGCATGACAGATGACGGGAATGCCTGTGATGCGGTACAGATGTACAGTAGACGTGTAGCTCTAGCCAGGCAATGAAACGTTACGGCATGTACAGAATTATAATATGGTGAAGATTAGTAAAGCAATCATCTCGAGCCAACCTGAGCTCTGCACAAATCAACGGCGCACTGAAGCGAGCCTGACGAAATCATGCAAAGGAGCAGAGCGTGTTAGTCATGCGGTCGCAGGAGCActtggaggaagaagcagagtggCTCAGTGGATGCCGACTCTTTGCGATGTTGGATGTGAGCGTGGAGACGGAAACCGGGATAGTCGGTTATTTCTCTTTTTACCTTTAGCTAATTGTTTCATCGCTTCTAAAAATCAAGGGCTCAGATTTATTTGACCTCTTACCTCCTAGGAGGTAATGGAATACCTTAAATGACCTTTGTTTGTTACTTATTACTTTTTTAGTGGTAAAttgatatacatgaatatacaTGAACTCTGTTACCAAATAGGCAGCCAAAGGGGTTACGTATACAAGGTAATGTTTGCACAAAGCACCCTACACTAGGTGGAGAACACAGCACGCAATATAATCAAACAGTGTTTATATGAATAATAGATCCAGGAGCAGGTTCAATCCTGTTGTCATCATACTCAAGTTCATTTCTGTTTTGCTATCCGCATGATTCATTCATATCGATACACTTTGCTAACTCGTGGAGCATCTAGGTGTAATTTCTGGGTGTCATTACTCAGTTACTACTTGAATTTGTTTCTTCAGAGGACGCCCCCTTCTATTTTAGTTCTTATAAGTACACATATTATCCTTTTGCAGGTTGAATTGGAAAAATTGCGCCTCTTATGTGAGAGGGTAATTAAGAGAGAGAAGGTGAAGGTATGTATAGATGGAAATTTTTGTGCTTATATGATGCTAAAAGTTGAGATATGAGTATATGACAGTCATGCTTGAATTAGAAATACACAATGGGGCATAGTGTATTcattaccccccccccccctcggcAACCCCCCAACTGATTTGTTTCACTCAACTGTTGCAACCTTCTCCTTGTTAAGACCAGAGAATGGAATAACTATCAACCACCCTTTGAATAATTACAGGTGCTTAGGCTAATTAGGGGGAGTTAAGGAATAAGTGCATGGGGTAATTAGGGGGAGTTAAGGAATAAGTGCATGGGGTGGATGGAGGTTTGGGACACTTCTTGGCCTTGGACAGAGGGAAGTCATAGTATCCTCCACGGTGCCCCAATTTAGTTTCATAACAAACCCAGCTGTTGACAGCCTGACAGGCTGACACCAGTACGGCATTGCGCCGGCACCTAATAGCTGACATCTTAGATCTTTGTGAAGTTCGCAATATCATTTTTTTTAGATACAGGGCCTTAGTCCCTACCTTTTCTGAAGGTTTGTGTGGGAGCTGGGGTTAACCAGCTCCATTCCTTGGAGCTTAAGCAGCTGGACCAATGCAGCTCCACAAGTTTGCAATATCTGGTTCATGCGACTTCCTCTTTTTCTTATGTTGCAGTTGCAATCTTTGTTCAAAATAAACGTAACTGTTTACTGGGTCAGTTTGACTTGTACGTACTTCATTTATAGATATATACAGTAAAACAGACAGGTTTTTATGTTATGATAAGGGAAGTGGTTGTGAGTGTGTTGTTTCCTGTGCTCGGTGATTCAGATTCTGGAAAGCAAAACTATTGATAATTGATAATCTGAACTTAAAACTG
Coding sequences within it:
- the LOC112879074 gene encoding uncharacterized protein LOC112879074 isoform X1; its protein translation is MSGEMARAEVSPEGAAPGFGADLYAQATKALALRTPFEGEEAASRVPTLPARLVSWAGPGDARKKHKKIQLPPPDDAAVEPPPRPAAKVGLWEQFEAYFRPVTLADVEMLKPKLPFGYNNLDSCMLIPFLGSGKELVNQAETYDVAVAETSSYLGVGGAEVVSNRERGEQSVHLLSQKEKRDQSVDPDIHDVVVQQMVSDKDLSRRSRVSVQPGERPFEVDQAGRNGIVSAQCVEEEESSLNWLLGATGRFVLTSERPNKKRKLLGVDAGLEQLVLLPRLGAEKSSSCDVCCLGESSMDSNRIVNCSNCKVSVHQKCYGLRVVPDGQWLCAWCTYLESNKDSGSTQSTPCVLCPKEKGALKPIEVEPTQNADVSHLKFVHLFCSLWAPEVFVEDMESMEPVTNLDSVLENRMKLTCSICKIKHGACVRCSHGTCRAAFHPICARESKHQMEIWGKSKHSNVELRAFCSKHSAVGYTSLVKNSNHASEQSPTESRPNTTNLITGKIPKLRFTRKNKDKFMNSETSASSSGNLIRVETIEQDTLAYTVRNANAQPIRSWETDTGHPSGGGDRMRSSGDIAVVLRKLIDSGKVSVGDIASEVGISSESLEAALVGETTTFSHGLMLKIIKWLQNSVHMHTIRGNARKGNSVVLQDNNSDGSDTTDTVDTKIPLVPADDKEPFVDMSDSAVTEPTLTRSKSNSKILEGDNTTCATGVTILQNGNKNMVKEGVDLECSPAKEFAKESTREFSPIGSNGVSKEEKGKLILNNTCGNKEFGTSMEMPNENRGVLLGRKSDNLIEAGLGSDSKEGVSSLDHYFSQGDHARDGENSIENSSVTPRDCDSSCSHGQPFFNFDDSHSYIHPFIKKKISHHWDITFNQNKEALDHHEEHSCPHEKLPVDSFEEHEDATDTTTSDQVLKAKSMRVLEHAPDDEVEGEMVYLQARLLDNAVVLKHRCEKLIAKVVQNLSRELDAFSRRKWDLIFVNQFLRDVREAKKRGRKEKRHKEAQAVLAAAAAAVASSSRNSIMRKDAKEDAAPANQENSPKLVAGSSRVGQRTKDSLKSSNSKVQPDNKFGSFHMPISSNENELYCDVCMRTETVLNRIFICSRCKAAVHIDCYRNMENSIGPWKCELCEDQDISLETSTASDKSDCNGKKLHFARCGMCHGTSGAFRKTADGQWVHAFCAEWLLDTKYVRGQENPVEGMESLVEGKDTCCLCLRKAGMCLRCSSGDCHITFHPTCARNSGFYMNTKGFGTTSQHKAYCAKHSAQQKEDDAQRYGPQELRNMKRMRVELEKLRLLCERVIKREKVKRETVLCDHDIIAKTKDTVVFSYLACGASSESATTSVNNRSYSGTAQRSDDVTVDSTISGKKTIRFSLNSRDAERNTADSSRTLISFKRKLSERGLHAGKQLPQRPAITSQKLEDGEKKTNDKKREMFQKELVMTSDQASTQNQRLPKGYVYVPRDSLSKERPWNRNTQPHTPQEPGG